One segment of Primulina tabacum isolate GXHZ01 chromosome 6, ASM2559414v2, whole genome shotgun sequence DNA contains the following:
- the LOC142549167 gene encoding putative xyloglucan endotransglucosylase/hydrolase protein 28, which translates to MGGTMISHMNIIVTFVFLSSLHVFSVSGSSRNLPIVSFDEGYSHLFGDGNLMVLKDGKSVHISLDERTGSGFVSQDLYHHGYFSASIKLPADYTAGVVVAFYMSNADLFEKNHDEIDFEFLGNIRGKDWRIQTNIYGNGSTSKGREERYGLWFDPSEEFHQYSILWTENLIIFYVDNVPIREIKRTREMGGDFPSKSMSLYATIWDGSSWATNGGKDKVSYKYAPYIAEFSDFVLLGCAVNPLQLSKCDAAPEHKMIPTGLPRHQRVKMQNFRKKYIQYSYCYDRSRYKLPLPECAIEPKEAEQLRGFDPVTFGGAHHHRSKRHQPARSNKFKASSI; encoded by the exons ATGGGAGGAACCATGATTTCCCATATGAATATTATCGTCACCTTCGTGTTTTTATCCTCTCTTCATGTGTTTTCCGTCAGTGGGTCGTCGAGAAATCTCCCGATAGTGTCTTTCGATGAAGGGTACTCGCATCTCTTTGGAGATGGCAATCTAATGGTTCTTAAAGATGGAAAATCTGTTCATATCTCTCTGGATGAGAGAACAG GGTCTGGATTTGTGTCGCAGGACCTTTACCATCATGGATATTTCAGTGCTTCTATTAAGCTTCCTGCAGATTACACTGCTGGAGTTGTTGTTGCATTTTAT ATGTCGAATGCTGACTTGTTTGAGAAGAACCATGATGAAATAGATTTTGAGTTCCTGGGGAACATAAGGGGAAAAGACTGGAGAATTCAGACCAATATATATGGAAATGGAAGCACAAGTAAAGGTAGAGAGGAAAGATATGGCCTTTGGTTTGATCCCTCTGAAGAATTCCACCAGTACAGTATCCTTTGGACTGAGAATCTGATAAT CTTTTATGTCGATAATGTCCCTATTAGAGAGATCAAGAGGACACGAGAAATGGGCGGGGACTTCCCCTCCAAGTCAATGTCTTTGTATGCAACAATATGGGATGGGTCCAGTTGGGCCACAAATGGAGGCAAGGACAAAGTAAGTTACAAGTATGCCCCTTATATTGCTGAGTTCTCTGATTTCGTCCTCCTTGGTTGTGCCGTTAATCCACTCCAACTGTCCAAATGTGATGCTGCTCCGGAGCACAAAATGATCCCTACCGGTCTCCCACGGCACCAGAGAGTTAAAATGCAGAACTTCAGGAAAAAGTACATCCAATACTCGTATTGCTATGACCGGTCACGATACAAACTCCCTCTCCCCGAGTGTGCAATTGAGCCCAAGGAAGCTGAGCAGCTCAGGGGCTTTGACCCCGTGACTTTCGGAGGAGCCCATCACCACCGTAGCAAACGGCACCAGCCAGCCCGATCGAACAAGTTCAAGGCATCATCCATATAA
- the LOC142550055 gene encoding uncharacterized protein LOC142550055, protein MDLDLAIRIDYHPAITDKSTSDEKREFERWERSNRMCMKIMKRAIPETFRGTMSSDIATAKAFLQDLEKRFAKSEKSKIGTLLASLVSMRYRSKGNIREYIMEKSHLASRLKALKLDLSEDLLVHLVLTSLLPQFNQFKVSYNCQKETWSLNELISHCVQEEERLKQDKTESAHYSSTSKVKGKKRKDKEAADTLASEETTEES, encoded by the coding sequence ATGGATTTAGACCTTGCGATAAGGATTGACTATCATCCCGCCATTACGGATAAGAGTACCTCTGATGAAAAGAGGGAGTTTGAAAGGTGGGAGAGATCGAATCGCATGTGTATGAAGATCATGAAGAGGGCCATTCCAGAAACATTCAGGGGCACAATGTCTAGCGACATTGCTACGGCTAAGGCTTTCCTTCAAGACCTCGAAAAGAGGTTTGCGAAAAGTGAAAAGTCTAAAATTGGTACACTTTTGGCAAGCCTCGTTTCAATGAGGTACAGAAGTAAGGGCAACATCAGGGAATACATTATGGAAAAGTCTCATCTTGCTTCAAGGTTAAAAGCATTGAAGCTTGACCTCTCTGAGGACTTGCTAGTGCATCTGGTTTTGACATCTCTTCTTCCCCAGTTTAACCAGTTCAAGGTGAGCTATAATTGTCAGAAAGAGACTTGGTCTCTGAATGAGCTCATCTCGCACTGTGTCCAGGAAGAGGAAAGGTTGAAGCAAGACAAGACAGAAAGTGCTCATTATTCGTCTACCTCGAAGGTTAAaggaaagaaaagaaaggatAAGGAAGCTGCGGATACACTAGCCTCCgaagaaacaacagaagaatcctag